In Desulfobacterales bacterium, the genomic stretch GCCATTTGCCAGGCCAGGTATTATCAAGATCGTCAAGGTTGATTGGCTCTAATTCTCTAGATACTTCAAAATAAACGTGGAAGCCTACTTTCGTCCAGTCCCGTTTCAGAAATTTCGCTGAATCAATTTGTGCTGTCAACTGCTGATTGGCATAGGCACCTTCTATCCATTCAAAAACAGTCAATTCAAATTCACTAAAACCATCAGTCATGTTTTTCCCCAAGGCCATTAAATTTGGCGACAATGGTCATGATCAGTCGGTTGGTGATAATTGAGAGAAACACAACTATCGTCATTCTACAGATATGCTAAAATATCACAACAATATTTTGCCTTAGCAACCTTTGATTCGTTGGATATTTGAAATCGAGCGAAATGCTCTCCTGCCGGGATGGAGCCCAGCGGAATCCCGGTTAGGAGCAGCAACTGGTTAGGCCATTATTTGAGCTATCATTTAATTGCCTTGCCCAGACTATAGGCTTTTCCTATAGAGCCATCAACACCATAATAGGTTCTGCTTTCAGCAGCATAAAGAATCGGGCTAAGCTTAAGCATTTCAGGTAGCCCTCCTTCTCCCAGGATCGCCTCATTAACCTTAACATCCAATATTTCCCCAATAAACTGGGTGTGTAATCCAATCTCAAGAGTATGAATTACTTTACATTCTATCACCATCGGAAATTCGTCTACATAAGGAGCATTTACTGTATCAGCTATAGCCGGAGTGAGGCCGGTTTTTTTGAATTTATTGGTTTTCTTTCCTGAGATTAGGCCGAAAAAGTCTGCCTCCCGAGCAAAGTTCTTAGATGGCACACTGACAGTATACGCTTTTGTTTCCATGATGTTACTGTACGTATAAGTAGCTTTCCGAAGCGAAATTGTAACTGCTGGCGGTTTACTACAGCAAATGCCTCCCCAAGATGCGGTCATAACGTTAGGATTTCCATCTTTATCATAGGAACCTATACACCAAACAGGAGATGGGTAAATTAATGCTTTGGATCCGATTGATTTTTTCATAATTATATCCTTATTTATTTTAGCCTCACATATGTATTAAACCGATTCTTGTTAATAACTGAGCTATGCAGCAAAAATATGGAAAAATTGCAAATGGTAAGAAAAAGTGGTGAAAAATATGCCTAAAAGCCAAATATCGTGAACCTTTGATTTATTGAGGGAAATCCAACTATAGAACTTTTGAATATAATACGAATATCACAAGAATTTTGGTCTTTCAAAAGTTGTGTGTTGTTGTAGGTATCAAAGGTTTTTAATCTTATAAGAATTGACAATTCGACTCTGAATCATTTGAAAAATTTTCGAACAATTACTGCGATTGTGATTAAGGCGAATCCAATCAATATCATTGAGATAGTTTCAAGCATTGAAATAGGTGTTTTTATAAAAAGAAGTTTATGCTTGTCGCGAATTGATAAAGCTATCTGGATTAGGGGTTTATAAAAGCATAATAAGATTGGATCTTACGTAATTTTGGTTAGTTGTTCATAGTAATCTGACCGCAATTCCATTTAAGAATGTAAAAAAGCTGCAGCCGCACCAACCACAATGATAATATCTTGTCCAGGGTATTAACCTCATCCAAGATCTACGTTTGATTCTTATCTTTTTAATATCCTTACAATATGGACACTTCGGGCCGAAGGCTAATTTATTCATTTTACGGGCTTTTTATTAATCAAGGATTTTCCCCAACCATTTCAATAAAAATACTAAGGCTAAGGCAATCGCGACTAGACCGCTAATAACCAAGTAAGGAGTTATTACAGTCATCGCTATTGCATCCATGATTGCTCCTACATTTGGTGGTTATTGATAAGAATGCTGTATTTGCTACTAACAGAACCTTACGCCTATCCCATAAGTATAATCAGAATTAGAGTTAGCTAATTTCTGACATCATCTGACGTCTGAACTTAAGATTTTTGAACCTGTACGAAAAGGAGGATTGTCGAAAGAATCTGAATTTTCGTATCCTGTTTTAGGGCAGCATTTGACTCTAAATACAAACCATCGACACAAAAGTTAATCATTAGGGTAAATAAAGAATACTTGGAATGCTCATCTTTAACATAATAGCAAATTTATGCTCAAA encodes the following:
- a CDS encoding flavin reductase family protein; protein product: MKKSIGSKALIYPSPVWCIGSYDKDGNPNVMTASWGGICCSKPPAVTISLRKATYTYSNIMETKAYTVSVPSKNFAREADFFGLISGKKTNKFKKTGLTPAIADTVNAPYVDEFPMVIECKVIHTLEIGLHTQFIGEILDVKVNEAILGEGGLPEMLKLSPILYAAESRTYYGVDGSIGKAYSLGKAIK